The following proteins come from a genomic window of Bacillus sp. SM2101:
- a CDS encoding RNA polymerase sigma factor — MEKATQENIQNIINQTRVVHNEFNELIKPYRLDLWKYCKYITGSPWDGEDLFQETLLKAFTSLTQLWNTVNLKSYLFRIATNTWIDFKRKKTVEQEDLDISQNQYFDEKELPKFKVRESLEILLIYLSPKQASIFLLMDVFNFRASDVACMTNISENSVYTSLHRSRKKLKEEIDTIPIYKQNSTQVKNINPIIDEYLKAFNSGNVEKILSLMSDQILNDASPGFKEQGKDEAKNGSLKFGLPGHLGKRIFLWGKEVNIVLAETKFGYKLHDINYQILSDDKIVVHKSYFFCRELLTEASKVLDIPIQLNKPPLNWEEN, encoded by the coding sequence GTGGAGAAAGCTACTCAAGAAAATATACAGAATATTATTAATCAAACTAGAGTAGTTCACAATGAATTCAATGAGTTAATAAAACCATACAGGTTAGATTTATGGAAATATTGTAAATATATAACGGGTTCACCATGGGACGGCGAAGATTTATTTCAAGAAACATTGCTAAAGGCTTTTACTTCTTTAACTCAACTTTGGAACACGGTTAACCTCAAATCCTATTTATTTAGAATTGCAACAAATACTTGGATAGACTTTAAGAGGAAAAAAACTGTTGAACAAGAAGACTTAGATATAAGTCAAAATCAGTATTTTGACGAGAAAGAATTACCTAAATTCAAAGTTAGAGAGTCTTTGGAAATTTTGTTAATCTACCTTTCACCTAAACAGGCATCAATCTTTCTATTAATGGATGTATTTAACTTTAGGGCATCTGATGTTGCATGTATGACAAATATTTCTGAAAATAGTGTTTATACTTCACTACATAGATCAAGAAAGAAGTTAAAAGAAGAAATAGATACGATTCCCATTTACAAACAAAATTCAACCCAAGTTAAAAATATTAACCCGATTATTGATGAGTATTTAAAGGCTTTTAACAGTGGTAATGTAGAAAAAATATTAAGTTTAATGAGTGATCAAATCTTGAATGATGCTTCCCCAGGTTTTAAAGAGCAAGGCAAAGATGAAGCAAAAAATGGTTCTTTAAAATTTGGTCTACCTGGTCATTTAGGAAAAAGAATTTTTTTATGGGGAAAAGAAGTTAATATTGTTCTAGCTGAAACTAAATTTGGTTATAAACTCCATGATATAAATTACCAAATATTATCTGATGATAAAATAGTGGTACATAAAAGTTACTTTTTCTGTAGGGAATTATTAACAGAAGCGAGTAAAGTACTGGATATACCCATACAATTAAATAAACCTCCGTTAAATTGGGAGGAAAATTAG
- a CDS encoding DUF2164 family protein, whose translation MGLNLTNEESIELVHRFQRYLFEAYNIEIGQIASQEILTYINNELNQINSSEIKNIVMKLESLIE comes from the coding sequence TTGGGTCTAAATTTAACAAATGAGGAATCAATAGAGTTAGTCCATAGATTTCAACGCTATTTATTTGAAGCATATAATATTGAAATAGGACAAATTGCCTCGCAGGAAATTCTTACTTATATAAATAATGAACTAAATCAAATAAATTCATCAGAAATTAAGAATATTGTAATGAAATTAGAAAGTTTGATAGAATAA